Part of the Neisseria brasiliensis genome is shown below.
GCTGACCGCCGTGCTACACAGCCAAACCGCCGCAGGAAAACGCACGCAGGATTATTTGCGCGCGATGTCGGGGCAGGCAAAGTTGGTGATCGGCACACGGCTGGCGGTGTTTACGCCGATGGGCGAAATCGGCCTAATTGTGGTCGATGAAGAACATGATTCGTCGTTCAAGCAAGACAACGAATTGCGCTACCATGCGCGTGATTTGGCGGTATGGCGGGCGAAACAGGCGGATTGTCCGATTGTGTTGGGCAGCGCGACACCGAGCTTGGAAAGCTGGCACAAGGCGCAGAGTGGTGCTTATCAGCTGCTCGAATTAACCGAACGCGCCCATACCGCCGCGCAGTTGCCGCAAGTGGAGATTTTGAACGTAGGCCGTCTGAAACTCGACAACGGCTTTTCGCCGCAAGCCTTGAAATTGCTTCAGCAAAATTTTGCAGCGGGCGGCATGTCGCTGGTGTATCTCAACCGCCGCGGCTTTTCACCGGCCTTGTTTTGCGGCGATTGCGGCCATACCTTCGGTTGCCCGAATTGTTCGGCCAAGATGGTGTTGCATCAACGCGCGCGGCAATTGCGCTGCCACCATTGCGACCACTGCGAGCCGGTGCCTTATAAATGCCCCGATTGCGGCAATCAGGATTTGACCGCCGTCGGCCACGGCACGCAGCGCGTGGAAGAAACGCTGCGAAATTTCTTGCCGCAAGCCAAAGTGGTGCGCGTGGATCGCGACAGCACCTCACACAAAGACGATTGGGCGGATTTGTACCAACGCATTGCTGCCGATGACGTGGATATTTTGGTCGGCACGCAAATGCTGGCGAAAGGGCACGATTTCGCGCGGCTGAATCTGGTGATTGTGCTGAATGCCGACGGCAGCTTATACAGCTCCGATTTCCGCGCCCCCGAGCGTTTGTTTGCCGAGCTGATGCAAGTATCCGGCCGAGCGGGGCGTGCCGACAAAGCAGGGCAGGTGTTGATACAGACGCAATTGCCCGACCATGCTGTATTTGCCGCTGTGAAGGCGCAGGATTACCGCCATTTTGCTGCCAACGAATTGAGCGAGCGCGAAATGTTTGCCATGCCGCCATTCGGTTTTCAGACGGCCATCCGCGCCGATGCGCCGAATGTGGCGCAGGCGATGGATTTTTTGAACGAGATGAAAGCCCTAGTTCAGCCCTTGCTGCAAGAGAGCGTGACCCAGTTCGGCCCTGCGCCCATGCTGATGGTGCGGCTGGCCGAGCGCGAACGGGCGCAGCTTTTTCTGGAATCGACTTCACGCAAGGATTTGCATCATGCGGTAAGTTTGTGGGTGCAGGTGTTGCAGCAAAACCGCGACCACAAAATCCGCTGGAGTGTGGATGTAGATGTGCAGGATATGTAGAAATAGTCTTTATAAATCAAAATAATACGGCCTTGCCGGCACCTTTAAACGACTATATTTTTAGATAAAACGAGGCCGTCTGAATCTTCAGACGGCCTCGTTTGCTTGATTCAATCCCATTCAAATCATCGGTGACCACACGCTTTCTTCTTTTAACAGGGTATCGACCGC
Proteins encoded:
- a CDS encoding primosomal protein N', whose translation is MIYHHIALNVPLSDGLLTYAHHEALPVGTRVVVPFRNKPQVGMVWANDVMPDIDVRKIQSVQTAFTDEPPLPQDWRALLAFTARYYHYPLGQAVFTALPQGLKETKPVAMPEPPLFYRLNESGRAQTPPPERFHKKRAVWEALLSDGLTLSVLKKIHSQAEKLLDEWAEQGWIDTFHAAAPKLMPSEHILNAEQQHASQQIQTAFGQFQPFLLYGITGSGKTEVYFDAIAQVLAQGKQVLFLLPEINLTPQLLKRVQNRFADVLTAVLHSQTAAGKRTQDYLRAMSGQAKLVIGTRLAVFTPMGEIGLIVVDEEHDSSFKQDNELRYHARDLAVWRAKQADCPIVLGSATPSLESWHKAQSGAYQLLELTERAHTAAQLPQVEILNVGRLKLDNGFSPQALKLLQQNFAAGGMSLVYLNRRGFSPALFCGDCGHTFGCPNCSAKMVLHQRARQLRCHHCDHCEPVPYKCPDCGNQDLTAVGHGTQRVEETLRNFLPQAKVVRVDRDSTSHKDDWADLYQRIAADDVDILVGTQMLAKGHDFARLNLVIVLNADGSLYSSDFRAPERLFAELMQVSGRAGRADKAGQVLIQTQLPDHAVFAAVKAQDYRHFAANELSEREMFAMPPFGFQTAIRADAPNVAQAMDFLNEMKALVQPLLQESVTQFGPAPMLMVRLAERERAQLFLESTSRKDLHHAVSLWVQVLQQNRDHKIRWSVDVDVQDM